A region from the Aegilops tauschii subsp. strangulata cultivar AL8/78 chromosome 5, Aet v6.0, whole genome shotgun sequence genome encodes:
- the LOC109736720 gene encoding zinc finger CCCH domain-containing protein 62 — protein sequence MAAAAARTGLPPADHDPLEGAESESEEEVESGEERGDDGSEAETLADLYGPDAGSDKDPSFDPAADKRAVGEAALWSRMARLSISARKGRKAPVALEMGNEDIDLLAMVDKLMHDGQLEKLKVYECKAYLRIHKLRLGGKKEELLNRIRDHIEVKLFGDVKYPVSSFVLNCKGDACKGDVVMFEQNIYRRKKGDPRGIKGRLCGQRTNAGRIIKESYGTAKQQHTFTVEIFWSKGYKPWPPLHPLLIKGRNLYKDKTMRQPWPDEKERSRVLEEKHARGFQARKSREVRIHEKEIDKMRRFNRLKDNKSKGKENMNEISSQTVVPQQKVVSTNPVDQRFNEGRSDSLQQGEPWNARQQQISSKQNPAVHLFHQQFLYQGPSVQHGKPEKTRQQQILSRPTTSEQIFKHPTQHDNHRPTPAQQMFKNPQEHNNHHQQQNKVLPQEGTTKTVSILGRAPCLHYGGPGNAVQQQKLSKPTPMEQIRNQSQPLKHEHRNLVLPQEDAKKGTNRVHSIDHGKAPCLQYAGPGNAMQQQSARPALPQQIKNPPQYAGPGNAMQQQSSRPALPQQIKNPPQPPKHQHTEVLRQEDGNRTYRVEPVDRRNNNYHNTTYDESAFQGRGTQHAKTHQHGSNGHPHAHGDSQWHQPLRPRIQDFSSRNQEGDYRDHRQTTQEQYNPEERYHHNQYGRGQMIQDQYQPQKIHHQNGHDSWRMNHNQYHPQENHHQNYRHAQQFPALKICRYYQQGLRCPYEGDCKFSHGS from the exons atggccgccgccgccgcccgcaccggcCTCCCACCGGCGGATCACGATCCGCTCGAGGGGGCAGAATCGGagtcggaggaggaggtggagagcgGCGAGGAGCGAGGCGATGATGGGTCGGAGGCTGAGACCCTCGCCGACCTCTACGGCCCCGACGCGGGGTCCGACAAGGACCCCTCCTTCGACCCCGCCGCCGACAAGCGGGCGGTGGGGGAGGCCGCGCTGTGGTCCAGGATGGCCCGGCTGTCCATCTCCGCGCGCAAGGGCAG GAAAGCACCCGTGGCGCTAGAGATGGGAAATGAGGATATTGATCTTTTGGCGATGGTGGACAAGCTGATGCACG ATGGCCAGTTGGAGAAATTGAAGGTTTATGAATGCAAAGCATACCTGAGGATTCACAAGTTGAGATTGGGAGGCAAGAAAGAAGAGCTTCTAAATCGTATCAGGGATCACATTGA GGTTAAATTGTTTGGAGATGTGAAGTATCCAGTGTCAAGCTTTGTTCTGAACTGTAAAG GTGATGCATGCAAAGGTGATGTGGTGATGTTTGAGCAAAATATTTACAGAAG GAAAAAGGGAGATCCTCGTGGAATCAAGGGTCGTCTATGCGGTCAGAGGACAAATGCTGGTAGAATAATCAAAGAAAGCTATGGCACTGCAAAGCAACAGCATACATTCACT GTTGAGATTTTCTGGAGTAAAGGGTACAAACCATGGCCTCCCCTTCATCCTCTCCTCATAAAGGGAAGAAATCTTTACAAGGATAAGACCATGAGACAG CCATGGCCTGATGAAAAGGAAAGAAGCAGAGTCCTGGAAGAAAAACATGCAAGAGGGTTCCAGGCACGTAAGTCAAGGGAGGTCAGGATTCATGAGAAAGAGATTGACAAGATGAGGAGATTTAATAG GCTTAAAGACAACAAGAGCAAAGGGAAAGAGAACATGAATGAAATATCATCTCAAACTGTTGTTCCACAACAGAAGGTTGTGTCCACGAATCCTGTTGATCAAAG ATTCAATGAAGGGAGGAGTGATTCCCTCCAACAAGGTGAACCTTGGAACGCAAGGCAGCAGCAGATATCTTCAAAACAAAATCCTGCAGTTCATTTGTTTCATCAGCAGTTCCTCTATCAGGGTCCTTCCGTCCAACATGGCAAACCAGAGAAAACAAGGCAGCAGCAAATACTGTCAAGGCCCACCACTTCAGAGCAAATTTTCAAGCACCCAACGCAACACGACAATCATAGGCCTACTCCTGCACAGCAAATGTTCAAGAACCCACAGGAACACAATAATCATCATCAGCAGCAAAATAAAGTGCTTCCGCAGGAGGGTACAACAAAAACTGTCAGCATACTTGGTCGGGCCCCTTGCCTTCATTATGGAGGACCAGGGAATGCAGTTCAACAGCAGAAATTATCAAAGCCAACTCCTATGGAGCAGATCAGAAACCAGTCACAGCCCCTCAAACATGAGCACCGCAATTTAGTGCTTCCACAGGAGGATGCAAAGAAGGGAACCAACAGAGTACATTCCATTGATCACGGCAAGGCCCCTTGCCTTCAGTATGCGGGACCAGGGAACGCAATGCAGCAGCAATCAGCAAGGCCAGCACTTCCACAGCAGATCAAAAATCCACCACAGTATGCGGGACCAGGGAACGCAATGCAGCAGCAATCATCAAGGCCAGCACTTCCACAGCAGATCAAAAATCCACCACAGCCCCCCAAACATCAACACACTGAAGTGCTTCGGCAGGAGGATGGAAATAGAACTTACAGAGTAGAGCCCGTTGATCGTCGGAATAACAATTACCATAACACAACGTATGACGAATCAGCATTCCAGGGTCGTGGGACTCAGCATGCAAAGACACACCAGCATGGCTCCAACGGCCATCCACATGCTCACGGTGATAGCCAATGGCATCAACCTCTCAGGCCTAGAATTCAGGATTTCTCTTCAAGAAACCAAGAAGGGGATTATCGCGATCATAGGCAAACGACTCAAGAGCAGTACAATCCTGAGGAGAGATATCATCACAATCAGTATGGTCGCGGGCAAATGATTCAGGACCAGTATCAGCCCCAAAAGATCCATCATCAGAATGGGCACGATAGCTGGAGAATGAACCACAACCAGTATCATCCCCAGGAGAACCATCATCAGAATTACCGGCACGCCCAGCAGTTTCCAGCACTGAAGATCTGCCGCTACTACCAACAAGGTTTGCGGTGCCCCTATGAGGGAGACTGCAAGTTTTCTCATGGCAGCTGA